In Ananas comosus cultivar F153 unplaced genomic scaffold, ASM154086v1, whole genome shotgun sequence, one DNA window encodes the following:
- the LOC109704716 gene encoding uncharacterized protein LOC109704716 gives MLLNKGSIDLVLVPSGLVIMFGYHLFLLYRILRCPHTTVIGYENHNKRAWVERMLQSMPEETGIALQVISSSQTASTNLASLSIALGSLIGTWAGGSTSKTLMAEVVYGDTSQSTASVKYISLLVCFLAAFTCFIHSARYFVHASFLISTLNSDIPVSYVQTAVIRGGNFWSMGLRALYFATALLLWIFGPIPMFACSVFTVAVLHMLDSNSTPLHQFRFGANKAAGIVRRPTARPAPSNVLSNPVFSPPVSYLS, from the exons atgttgttGAATAAAGGATCAATTGATTTGGTATTAGTCCCTAGTGGCCTTGTTATCATGTTTGGGTACCATCTCTTCCTCCTCTACCGGATTCTTCGGTGTCCACACACCACCGTAATCGGATACGAGAACCATAACAAGCGAGCCTGGGTAGAGAGGATGTTGCAG TCGATGCCGGAGGAGACGGGCATTGCATTGCAGGTGATATCGAGCAGCCAGACGGCGTCCACGAACCTCGCCTCGCTCTCCATCGCGCTCGGCTCCCTCATCGGCACCTGGGCCGGCGGCTCGACCTCGAAAACCCTCATGGCCGAGGTGGTCTACGGCGACACGAGCCAGTCCACGGCCTCCGTGAAATACATTTCCCTCCTCGTCTGCTTCCTCGCTGCATTCACTTGCTTCATCCACTCCGCCCGATATTTCGTTCATGCCAGCTTCTTGATCAGCACGCTCAACTCAGACATCCCGGTCAGCTACGTCCAAACCGCG gtAATACGTGGTGGTAACTTCTGGTCGATGGGGCTCAGGGCGTTGTACTTCGCGACTGCCTTATTGCTGTGGATCTTCGGGCCGATTCCGATGTTTGCGTGCTCGGTGTTCACGGTGGCGGTGCTGCATATGCTGGACAGTAATTCGACGCCGCTGCACCAATTCCGGTTCGGCGCGAATAAGGCGGCCGGAATAGTGCGGAGGCCGACGGCAAGGCCTGCACCAAGTAATGTGCTCAGCAATCCAGTGTTCTCTCCTCCTGTTTCTTACCTAAGCTGA